A single region of the Podospora pseudopauciseta strain CBS 411.78 chromosome 1, whole genome shotgun sequence genome encodes:
- a CDS encoding hypothetical protein (EggNog:ENOG503PTEC) → MDTNCHADLRNYQDSFLDPLEDGCGERNQDLPASKLDAAKLLAKGFISELPTTTTIISTSPSKVTSKSLTVETRPSSSVQEGDIPDPTTTSTIDRNNQPDSTSTSNTIAASSAQTSIPSPDPSPEPIPPPLTDTSPFTNNNFVSSGSQARPPFRMLEFSLAAAVMWIGL, encoded by the coding sequence ATGGACACCAACTGCCATGCCGATCTCCGCAACTATCAAGACAGCTTCCTCGACCCTTTGGAGGACGGCTGTGGCGAGAGAAATCAAGATCTGCCGGCTTCGAAGCTCGACGCCGCCAAACTCCTAGCAAAGGGTTTCATATCTGAACTCCCCACCACGACAACCATCATTAGCACCTCACCTAGCAAGGTCACCTCAAAGTCTTTGACTGTGGAGACgaggccatcatcttccGTTCAGGAAGGGGACATCCCTGACCCAacgacaacctcaacaatAGACCGGAACAATCAACCGGACAGCACATCAACAAGCAATACTATCGCCGCCTCCTCAGCGCAAACATCCATACCATCACCTGATCCCAGTCCAGAACCGATCCCGCCCCCTCTTACCGATACTAGCCCCTTTACCAATAACAACTTCGTGTCGAGTGGATCACAGGCTCGGCCACCCTTCAGAATGCTAGAATTCTCCCTGGCCGCGGCCGTCATGTGGATAGGACTTTGA
- a CDS encoding hypothetical protein (EggNog:ENOG503P8N2) gives MTISINALVGVVVGCTIAVIFVALVTCMWWSRRRRERDEKRQQAQRLASPRLVDEELVPPGLEGVFNPMASDGPGSIFDRAEGRMSKISHESGSFPILPPLRDSYLSGSTPRKLATSPLSPNTPNTSSTMPKSAELDSSPMCELSSSDPPRHGKLPCPQQEDKPRADQPTAGDAEQYSVRTRVQHMCK, from the exons ATGACGATCTCAATCAACGCTCTCGTCGGGGTCGTGGTGGGCTGTACCATTGCGGTCATATTCGTGGCCCTCGTAACTTGCATGTGGTGGAGTCGGCGACGGCGGGAAAGGGATGAGAAGCGTCAACAAGCACAGAGACTGGCATCGCCACGGCTTGTGGACGAGGAGCTTGTTCCCCCGGGCCTAGAAGGCGTTTTCAACCCCATGGCTTCGGATGGCCCAGGCAGTATTTTCGATCGCGCTGAAG GCCGCATGTCCAAGATATCTCACGAAAGCGGATCGTTCCCCATCCTACCACCACTCCGCGATAGTTACTTGAGCGGCAGTACGCCCAGAAAACTTGCGACGAGCCCACTATCACCAAACACGCCAAACACTTCATCAACTATGCCGAAATCTGCCGAGCTCGACTCAAGTCCAATGTGCGAACTTTCCTCTTCTGACCCCCCCAGACATGGAAAGTTGCCATGTCCTCAACAGGAAGACAAACCCCGTGCTGACCAACCAACCGCGGGCGACGCTGAACAGTACTCAGTGAGAACGAGAGTCCAACACATGTGTAAATAG
- the puf6 gene encoding Pumilio y domain member 6 (EggNog:ENOG503NUF7; COG:J), which produces MAPKFSEPSVKRKVHHNDGSRAKKAKTTTGPKHKKVEPKASESDGATFSDSDDGGAALKQGKTANGQAAGKALEKGQTSREAHAKQKQLAQERKAAKPLADEVQRTKKLWERLRRKSHVPKEERQQLVDELFSIITGRIKDFVLKHDAVRAVQTAIKYSTPVQRKQIAKELQGAYAQLAESRYAKFLIGKLLVQNDTEIRDIIIPEFYGKIRKLINHSEASWILDDIYRGAATKEQKAHMLREWYGPEFALFKSGNKGEVTADLSKILAEEPSKRSTVLKYLCDMTNNLIQKKMTGFTMLHDAMLQYFLNLKPDSEELKEFVEVVKGDENGDLLKNMAFTKSGARLACLLLAHGSAKDRKQILKTYKDTFQLISGDPHGHMILLAAYDLIDDTVLTSKSIFPEILGKAEDLDPGNIAFMANDPNARIVSLYLFEGQSKSLFPSSHADDLELLSELHEIRKTTSKKDAEVRRKELVASMSPQMLAAVAAFGKELAATSFGCQFIADILLSSVGDKTAALEAVAATAAGEPNPALPEDADPLYPPPPHLSLTPHGGKLYKTLIAGGRFDRETGTVKRIEPPLNFADILYPVIKDHIMQWAVGPSSFTVLGLLEAPDFSSKKELLKLLKSEKKTVERAATAAETTAGGVKPKSKNKDNGSKSKSGGNQGARLLLEKLQA; this is translated from the exons ATGGCGCCAAAATTCTCGGAGCCTAGCGTAAAGAGAAAGGTGCATCACAATGATGGCAGCAGAgcgaagaaggcgaagactACCACCGGGCCGAAGCACAAGAAAGTCGAGCCAAAGGCTTCTGAAAGTGATGGCGCCACCTTTTCCGACTCGGATGACGGAGGCGCTGCTTTGAAGCAGGGGAAAACGGCGAACGGCCAGGCCGCTGGCAAGGCGTTGGAGAAAG GACAAACCTCCCGCGAGGCTCATGCGAAGCAGAAACAGTTGGCGCAAGAACGTAAAGCCGCGAAACCATTGGCGGACGAGGTTCAGCGGACGAAAAAGTTGTGGGAGAGATTGCGCCGCAAGTCGCATGTGCCCAAGGAGGAGCGCCAGCAACTGGTCGACGAGCTCTTCTCCATCATTACCGGGCGCATCAAAGACTTCGTATTGAAGCACGACGCCGTGCGCGCTGTCCAGACGGCCATCAAATACTCAACTCCAGTCCAAAGGAAGCAGATCGCGAAGGAGCTTCAGGGTGCCTATGCGCAACTTGCTGAGAGCAGATATGCCAAGTTCCTCATCGGCAAACTCCTTGTCCAGAACGACACCGAGATTcgcgacatcatcatccccgagTTTTATGGGAAAATCCGCAAGCTTATCAACCATTCCGAAGCATCCTGGATTCTGGACGACATCTACCGTGGGGCAGCCACCAAGGAACAGAAGGCCCATATGTTGCGAGAATGGTACGGGCCCGAGTTCGCCTTGTTCAAGTCAGGGAATAAGGGCGAGGTCACAGCCGACCTGTCCAAAATTCTTGCTGAAGAGCCAAGCAAGCGGTCGACAGTCCTCAAATACCTCTGTGATATGACCAACAACCTGATCCAAAAGAAGATGACCGGGTTCACAATGCTGCACGACGCCATGTTGCAATAtttcctcaacctcaagccCGACAGTGAAGAGCTCAAAGAGTTTGTTGAGGTCGTCAAGGGTGACGAGAATGGCGATCTGCTCAAGAACATGGCCTTCACCAAATCTGGCGCGCGTTTAGCCTGCTTGCTCTTGGCCCATGGGAGTGCGAAGGACCGGAAGCAAATCCTCAAGACATACAAGGACACATTTCAGCTCATATCGGGTGACCCTCATGGGCACATGATCCTGTTGGCTGCCTACGATCTCATCGATGACACAGTTTTGACCTCCAAGTCAATCTTTCCAGAAATCTTGGGCAAGGCCGAGGACCTAGACCCGGGGAACATTGCTTTCATGGCGAACGACCCGAACGCACGCATCGTGTCCTTGTACTTGTTCGAAGGCCAGTCCAAATCATTGTTCCCATCGAGCCATGCCGATGATTTGGAATTGCTCAGCGAGCTCCACGAGATCCGCAAGACTACGAGCAAGAAGGACGCCGAGGTGAGACGCAAAGAGCTGGTAGCATCTATGTCCCCACAGATGCTGGCCGCCGTAGCGGCCTTTGGGAAGGAACTTGCGGCCACTTCGTTTGGTTGTCAATTCATCGCCGATATTCTCCTGTCTTCCGTTGGGGACAAGACTGCCGCCCTcgaggctgttgctgccacAGCGGCTGGTGAGCCTAACCCTGCTCTCCCCGAGGATGCTGATCCTCTctaccccccaccaccacacctttCCCTTACACCTCACGGAGGCAAACTGTATAAGACCCTCATCGCCGGTGGGCGGTTCGATAGGGAAACGGGAACCGTCAAAAGAATCGAGCCGCCCCTTAACTTCGCCGACATTCTCTACCCTGTCATAAAAGACCACATCATGCAGTGGGCAGTTGGGCCAAGCTCGTTTACAGTGTTGGGTTTGCTTGAAGCCCCGGATTTCTCGTCAAAGAAAGagcttctcaaactcctcaagtcggagaagaagactgtTGAGCGTGCCGCCACCGCTGCTGAGACCACGGCGGGGGGTGTGAAGCCCAAGTCGAAGAACAAGGACAACGGCTCCAAGTCGAAGTCGGGAGGGAACCAAGGCGCAAGACTGTTGTTGGAAAAGTTGCAAGCATAG
- a CDS encoding hypothetical protein (EggNog:ENOG503P3U8; COG:J), with protein MAGPVVSRSPACLWCVRRLAQPFLSPNGPVNSLPLVQTRAKSTHLVPSDKGVVVRLLANIPKFGRKDAIFRVERGRMRNEWFPRKLAEYMTVARFKELGLSLKNDVGERDPTFVDMKVLEQLPATKPPAPVAEPQQAAKPVKKTIKPERVRELLERLVPKTITFYRIPIPAPPSNTATISPLVAVAAAQETPQGPLAIYGSVSTKDIASSIKSCISADEDGTQINIEPAHVTVLGLKDEINKIKELGRFEVKVSIGNSDLEPITRSVEVLPSEEKTQEPRPASKKTAV; from the exons ATGGCGGGACCAGTGGTGAGCAGATCGCCAGCATGCCTTTGGTGCGTGCGGAGGCTAGCACAGCCCTTTCTATCCCCCAACGGTCCCGTCAACTCCCTCCCACTGGTTCAAACTCGAGCAAAGTCCACCCATCTCGTCCCCAGCGACAAGGGAGTTGTCGTCCGCCTGTTAGCAAATATCCCCAAGTTTGGCAGGAAAG ATGCCATCTTCCGTGTCGAGCGCGGCCGCATGCGCAACGAGTGGTTTCCCCGCAAATTGGCGGAATATATGACTGTGGCCCGCTTCAAGGAGCTCGGCCTATCCCTCAAGAATGATGTCGGCGAGAGGGACCCGACGTTTGTCGATATGAAGGTGCTGGAGCAGTTGCCTGCCACGAAGCCACCTGCCCCGGTAGCCGAACCTCAGCAGGCCGCCAAGCCTGTGAAGAAGACCATCAAG CCGGAGAGAGTGCGTGAGCTTCTTGAAAGGCTTGTTCCGAAAACCATCACCTTCTATCGTATCCCGATTcctgccccgccatccaATACGGCAACCATATCACCTCTCGTCGCTGTTGCCGCGGCCCAGGAGACCCCACAGGGACCCCTCGCGATCTATGGCTCTGTATCAACCAAGGACATTGCGAGTTCGATAAAGAGCTGCATATCTGCCGACGAGGACGGGACTCAGATCAACATCGAGCCCGCTCATGTCACCGTGCTAGGTTTGAAGGACGAAatcaacaagatcaaggagctAGGACGCTTCGAAGTGAAGGTATCGATTGGAAACTCGGATCTGGAGCCTATCACCAGGTCTGTCGAGGTTCTCCCCAGTGAAGAGAAGACACAAGAGCCACGGCCAGCGTCGAAGAAGACTGCCGTATAG
- the GIR2 gene encoding Protein gir2 (EggNog:ENOG503NYCM; BUSCO:EOG09265K60; COG:S), with protein sequence MGREDQIEEREVLDSIFPDEITDISETEYRISIALDIPDDKEEPPIMLLTVRYPEEYPDKAPFLELSASQNAIPHPHLNIAEDKEQLLRGLDATIEENLGIAMVFTLVSTLKEAAEQLVLDRKAAIVKAHEEAVLAAEREENKKFQGTPVTRETFLKWRESFLKEMEEGRIREEEERLAELKKARIKEPTKLTGKQLWERGLAAAGQDEADDDTVIEEIQKLEVGEN encoded by the exons ATGGGGCGTGAGGATCAAATTGAGGAAAGAGAGGTTCTGGACTCTATCTTTCCAGACGAGATTACAG ACATATCCGAGACTGAATATAGAATATCGATCGCCCTCGATATCCCAGATGACAAGGAGGAACCTCCGATTATGCTCCTTACTGTGCGCTACCCCGAGGAATATCCAGACAAGGCACCATTCCTAGAGCTCTCGGCGTCACAGAACGCAATCCCTCACCCACACCTCAACATCGCCGAGGACAAGGAGCAGCTTTTACGGGGGTTGGACGCAACGATCGAAGAAAATCTTGGGATCGCAATGGTGTTCACTTTGGTCTCGACACTCAAAGAAGCCGCAGAGCAACTAGTGCTGGATCGAAAGGCAGCTATCGTGAAGGCACACGAAGAAGCCGTGCTGGCTGCAGAACGTGAGGAGAATAAGAAGTTTCAGGGAACCCCGGTTACACGCGAGACATTCTTGAAGTGGAGAGAGTCGTTCTTGaaagagatggaggagggcagaattagggaagaggaggaaaggctGGCCGAGTTGAAGAAAGCCAGGATAAAGGAGCCTACAAAGCTCACAGGAAAACAGCTTTGGGAACGTGGCCTCGCAGCGGCCGGGCAAGATGAGGCTGACGATGATACCGTCATTGAGGAAATTCAGAAActtgaggttggtgaaaaCTAA
- a CDS encoding hypothetical protein (COG:S; EggNog:ENOG503NY2H) codes for MAPTKPKKKSTKDKARDRLRAKAAAAQSSIVNPRELLVQAVGMLEVGDAEGAAKVARTAYDHIGDNGRQAGAALSLLGQIHVELGEVDSAHQFFLSAVNVDEDGSLPEDLGGGAEKFLWLAQLSEEGGQDSVGWFERGAAALRAQIQTLTDALESRPLTRDEQEAAINEKRRKLADTLCAVAEVYMTDLSWEDDAESRCEALITEAIMLAPEQPDTWQTVANVRISQSRTEEAKEALKRSLGLWTDLPPEDPGVPAFPSRVSLVRLLIEVGLEEQAIEVAGRLVDEDDLSVEAWYLGGYGKYMLGQKLKEVGQTGDADKWKSVWRSSRKWLIQCMRIFEAEEYEDERLGEHARELMGVIRDELGEALGDDLDEDVWEDTDDEDDVDTDMQ; via the coding sequence ATGGCGCCgaccaaaccaaaaaagaagTCAACCAAAGACAAGGCAAGGGACAGACTCCGAgccaaagccgccgccgcgcaATCCTCAATTGTCAACCCCAGAGAGCTTCTCGTGCAAGCCGTCGGCATGCTTGAGGTCGGCGATGCGGAGGGCGCCGCCAAAGTCGCCAGGACAGCGTATGATCACATCGGAGACAACGGACGACAGGCTGGCGCCGCGCTGTCCCTTCTGGGTCAAATACATGTCGAGTTGGGAGAGGTTGACAGTGCTCACCAGTTCTTCCTGTCTGCCGTCAAcgtggatgaagatggttCGCTTCCGGAAGATTTGGGTGGCGGTGCCGAAAAGTTTCTTTGGCTTGCACAACTAAGTGAAGAAGGTGGTCAAGACAGCGTTGGCTGGTTCGAGCGTGGTGCGGCCGCACTGCGTGCCCAGATTCAGACACTTACCGACGCACTAGAGTCACGGCCCCTTACCCGCGACGAACAGGAAGCTGCCATTAACGAGAAACGAAGAAAGCTGGCAGATACACTCTGCGCCGTTGCCGAGGTCTACATGACAGATCTCAGCTGGGAGGACGATGCTGAGAGTCGGTGCGAGGCACTGATTACCGAGGCTATTATGCTGGCCCCTGAACAGCCAGATACCTGGCAAACTGTCGCAAACGTACGAATCTCACAGTCACGAACCGAAGAGGCGAAAGAGGCCTTGAAAAGAAGCTTGGGACTGTGGACAGATCTGCCGCCTGAAGACCCTGGGGTTCCTGCGTTTCCATCACGTGTCAGTTTGGTTCGGTTGCTGATAGAGGttgggctggaggagcaAGCGATTGAAGTTGCCGGACGTCTtgttgacgaggacgatCTCAGTGTGGAAGCCTGGTACCTTGGTGGCTATGGGAAATATATGCTGGGCCAGAAGTTGAAGGAGGTGGGGCAGACTGGCGACGCTGACAAGTGGAAAAGCGTGTGGCGTTCTTCGCGGAAATGGCTTATTCAGTGCATGAGGATtttcgaggccgaggagtaTGAGGACGAAAGGTTAGGGGAACATGCACGGGAATTGATGGGCGTTATTAGAGACGAACTTGGCGAGGCTTTGGGGGATGAtctggatgaggatgtttGGGAAGAcaccgatgatgaggacgatgtGGACACAGATATGCAATAG
- a CDS encoding hypothetical protein (COG:S; EggNog:ENOG503P7W4), with amino-acid sequence MMKTGHRQARALGPCERYSSSRHALGFYKCVINTCRYTVPTSGVQGQSVYEVFERALASVVLDIPSLRVGIKDEETSSPYFVFLSAINLHFHLEYHEVSKDLDVELIQKLEHQHDQYFPDISSRPPWKVIIVSTPHPANGVLTFDVIFAVHHSIADGRSTAAFHTKLLNELTCPSVRPIQLSDHVLSLPPSQQLSPPLEEAVAFKQSWGFVLGTLFRELGPAWLSRPSKAIPWTGKLITPEPFQTNLRLIVVPAEVAPSVLAICRQHGTTLTPLLHSLVLASIAKLVPAKDAQAFCSSTPIDLRPYISDHSPSGKPGALFGVLVTTQAHHFESHEIHGDRDEDDIWKTAVSLRGRMKKHLETVPKDDIISMLSWVTDWRKYWLSKIGKPRETTWEVSNIGSIHSIPGGSHLQPGWQIRRSIMSQGAMVAGAAIGVNVAGVAGGDICISLSWQEGIVETDLVEGMVLDLQRWLGQLGRGEKLAWK; translated from the exons ATGATGAAGACCGGGCACCGACAAGCCCGAGCCCTCGGGCCGTG TGAAAGATACTCTTCATCGAGGCACGCCCTCGGCTTTTACAAGTGCGTGATCAATACTTGTCGTTACACAGTCCCCACATCCGGAGTTCAAGGCCAGTCTGTCTATGAGGTGTTTGAGAGAGCTCTCGCCAGCGTGGTTCTTGACATTCCGTCGCTGAGGGTGGGTATAAAAGATGAGGAAACATCCAGTCCATATTTTGTATTCCTATcagccatcaacctccactTCCACCTCGAATACCACGAGGTATCGAAGGACCTCGACGTTGAGCTTATCCAAAAACTGGAGCATCAACACGATCAATACTTTCCTGATATCTCGAGCCGGCCTCCGTGGAAGGTGATCATTGTTTCCACCCCTCATCCAGCAAATGGAGTCCTTACCTTTGATGTCATCTTCGCAGTGCATCATTCAATAGCGGACGGCAGAAGCACTGCGGCTTTTCACACCAAACTCCTTAATGAGTTGACCTGCCCCTCAGTGCGCCCGATACAACTTTCCGACCATGTTCTAAGCCTCCCGCCCAGCCAGCAGCTCAGTCCCCCCCTGGAAGAGGCGGTGGCTTTCAAACAGTCCTGGGGTTTTGTATTGGGTACTCTTTTCAGAGAGCTCGGTCCCGCCTGGCTTTCAAGACCGTCGAAGGCAATCCCATGGACTGGAAAGCTAATCACCCCCGAGCCCTTCCAAACAAACCTTCGCCTGATTGTAGTTCCTGCGGAGGTGGCGCCATCTGTTCTCGCTATATGCAGACAACACGGCACGACACTGACACCCTTGCTTCACTCGCTCGTACTGGCTTCTATCGCCAAGCTTGTTCCCGCCAAAGATGCCCAAGCATTCTGCAGCTCGACACCAATAGATCTAAGGCCCTATATTTCAGACCATTCACCAAGCGGAAAGCCTGGAGCTCTCTTTGGAGTTCTAGTTACCACCCAGGCGCATCATTTTGAGTCACATGAGATCCATGGGGATAgggacgaggacgatatTTGGAAGACCGCAGTCAGCCTAAGGGGTCGAATGAAGAAACACCTAGAGACTGTGCCGAAGGACGATATCATCAGTATGCTGAGCTGGGTCACAGACTGGAGAAAATATTGGCTTTCAAAGATCGGTAAACCGAGGGAAACGACATGGGAGGTATCTAACATCGGGTCGATTCACAGCATCCCAGGTGGAAGCCATCTCCAGCCAGGCTGGCAGATCCGTCGCTCAATCATGTCTCAAGGAGCAATGGTCGCAGGAGCCGCGATAGGGGTCAACGTCGCCGGGGTTGCTGGTGGAGATATCTGTATCAGCCTGAGCTGGCAAGAGGGAATAGTCGAAACGGACTTGGTCGAGGGAATGGTGCTAGACCTGCAGCGCTGGCTCGGTCAGTTGGGTCGCGGAGAGAAGCTTGCCTGGAAATAG
- a CDS encoding hypothetical protein (EggNog:ENOG503P1J5), protein MDRDKDKPDHRFAQTTRAIAPLTITSASKRRSLFSRPNLNDDGTRPAGADAPAESRVGSPNNTRIPRLAQHRGKFTMEDAYRLATEEEEAAARGSPSPAPRTWRSRRESSEKNTSKLPGVGALGTQHRRTMTSKSTDAVGEDRVGLSVGLGARSLRSNISDSSFDEKIRQHALAQGDPEAPISHSNSASSKAGLGTRILETGRGLVRRNSRGSPEGNASPRNRKTTTAGNRFSGLLSRKKRELSSSTQTPDLADWIQFSDGSAGDLARPASNPLLRPTSAPPDQESPERSFAWEAENDFTAGDLQVSESPAVSLGRSNTKIDEIRALEAEHSDKDPESNPNSWKNLRIDEIRNCEVETASKPPELTAAPREVMEQTASQDRDLTTRSRSGSNTSTKMDEIRSREIERVSRRAITTAQLGKIRERNAELTSRSPSPDMGQKPSAEPLHSFSPPDEQSWRRGSDVANSASQVREPSARQNSVSAALNSYDEDGPVIDDHDRQQRLSENVGIRRRGSRSRDESRDVLRRLSAAAITNLLTDLPASGISEGVSGRERPRQSSGSLRQRMLAGAKGDGKPTVGFVGLRRNDSMESNLTKRSSFILSESDPTERIEGEMNLFAPHENQSERGSLRALSPEPEEVTPDKTPKPSKPDPLTMPTPRVTGAFVETPATVKVEKREEDVIKPQPDKHDEFPAERGRRGESVPRQPKQTQSSRGDRMSRRSSSISVRRRARSLSRGRPLINSGKPPTVRDDILEIQRANQIDDSTLDDIADLMLKQGVKGHGSEAIEIKTDDGGDDEKDAGDQDAQRLRRMSRSLQNGIMNIRTAKQGIQRLEDQVAHGNLKSAADDATETEHTHSKHDVDAPCPICQGNEPTATTTLTYVHLPLPRLWHHQPRFKLTFLGLCVFLLSLWYIAESCMCHLYCKPPYCGPGEPCNWDIEYPSWGFTIPLKLDEWVTGGQGKHLVQEWTPEVTEWMIGLWDAAMSTDPESTVATRWSRSANRRRRRRVLRLGSLNH, encoded by the coding sequence ATGGACCGCGACAAGGACAAACCCGACCACCGGTTTGCGCAGACGACACGTGCGATCGCCCCGCTCACGATTACAAGCGCTTCCAAGCGGAGGAGTCTATTCTCTCGTCCAAACCTCAATGATGATGGAACCCGACCTGCCGGTGCCGACGCGCCCGCTGAGAGCCGAGTTGGCTCGCCGAACAACACAAGAATTCCTCGCCTTGCCCAACATCGAGGCAAATTTACGATGGAAGATGCCTACCGCTTGGCcacagaagaggaagaggccgCAGCCCGAGGATCCCCAAGTCCCGCGCCACGAACATGGCGCTCACGTCGGGAATCCAGCGAGAAGAACACGTCAAAGCTGCCTGGTGTCGGAGCACTCGGGACCCAACATCGCAGGACAATGACAAGCAAATCCACGGATGCGGTAGGTGAGGATAGGGTCGGTTTGTCAGTGGGCCTTGGTGCCCGGTCGCTCCGAAGCAACATTTCCGACAGCAGCTTTGACGAAAAGATTCGCCAGCACGCCCTTGCGCAAGGAGACCCCGAAGCACCGATCTCACACAGTAACAGCGCTTCGTCTAAAGCTGGTTTGGGAACCAGAATACTAGAGACTGGGAGAGGATTGGTACGGAGGAATAGTCGTGGCAGTCCCGAGGGCAATGCTTCACCTCGCAACCGCAAGACTACAACAGCCGGCAATAGGTTTTCTGGCTTGTTATCGAGGAAGAAGCGAGAATTGAGCAGCTCAACACAGACGCCTGATCTGGCGGATTGGATCCAGTTTAGTGATGGCTCTGCTGGAGATTTGGCTCGGCCAGCGTCCAACCCGCTGTTGCGCCCCACCTCTGCGCCACCGGACCAAGAGTCTCCTGAAAGGAGTTTCGCATGGGAAGCAGAGAACGACTTCACAGCTGGCGACCTGCAGGTCTCTGAAAGCCCTGCAGTCAGTCTCGGTCGAAGTAACACCAAGATTGATGAAATACGAGCACTCGAAGCTGAACACAGTGATAAGGATCCCGAGAGCAACCCCAACTCTTGGAAGAATCTCCGGATCGACGAGATCAGAAATTGCGAAGTTGAAACTGCGTCCAAGCCGCCGGAACTCACCGCTGCGCCGCGCGAGGTTATGGAGCAGACTGCATCGCAGGATCGAGACCTCACAACCCGAAGCCGATCCGGAAGCAACACAAGTACTAAGATGGATGAAATTAGATCGCGGGAGATTGAAAGAGTGTCTAGGAgagccatcaccaccgctcaGCTGGGGAAAATCCGGGAGAGAAACGCCGAACTCACGTCGCGCTCGCCATCGCCCGATATGGGGCAGAAACCCAGCGCGGAGCCTCTGCATTCTTTTTCCCCGCCGGACGAACagagttggagaaggggaTCCGATGTGGCCAACTCTGCTTCACAAGTACGAGAGCCAAGCGCTCGCCAGAACTCGGTCTCTGCAGCTCTAAACAGTTACGATGAAGATGGTCCAGTTATCGATGACCATGATAGACAACAGAGACTTAGCGAAAATGTAGGGATCCGACGCCGTGGCTCACGAAGCAGAGATGAGTCGCGAGATGTCTTGCGCAGACTGTCAGCCGCGGCGATCACAAATCTGCTCACTGACCTGCCAGCGTCTGGCATTTCTGAGGGTGTGTCTGGGCGTGAAAGACCTCGGCAATCCAGCGGAAGTCTTCGACAAAGGATGTTAGCCGGTGCTAAGGGTGACGGCAAACCCACTGTCGGTTTTGTTGGACTTCGGAGGAATGATTCGATGGAATCCAACCTGACAAAGCGGTCAAGCTTTATCCTCTCAGAGTCTGACCCTACAGAGCGTATAGAAGGTGAGATGAATCTATTTGCGCCACATGAAAACCAGTCTGAACGCGGGTCTCTTCGGGCATTATCTCCGGAGCCAGAAGAAGTCACGCCAGACAAAacacccaaaccctccaagcctGATCCTCTCACGATGCCCACTCCTCGGGTAACAGGTGCTTTTGTCGAAACACCCGCGACGGTCAAGGttgagaaaagagaggaggatgtcatCAAACCGCAGCCAGACAAACACGACGAATTTCCTGCGGAGCGAGGCAGAAGGGGTGAAAGCGTACCGAGACAGCCCAAACAAACTCAGTCATCCCGTGGTGACAGGATGTCGAGGCGTTCCTCTTCGATTTCTGTCCGACGTCGTGCAAGGTCGCTGTCGAGAGGTCGACCCTTGATCAATTCTGGCAAACCACCAACTGTCCGAGATGACATACTAGAAATACAGCGAGCCAACCAGATCGATGATTCCACTTTGGATGATATCGCCGACCTCATGTTGAAACAAGGCGTCAAAGGCCACGGCTCCGAGGCTATTGAGATCAAGACCGacgatggcggcgatgatgaaAAGGACGCAGGCGATCAGGATGCTCAAAGATTGAGACGGATGAGCAGGAGTCTGCAGAACGGGATCATGAATATTCGCACCGCGAAGCAGGGAATTCAGAGACTGGAGGATCAAGTTGCGCATGGCAATCTCAAGAGTGCGGCCGACGATGCTACCGAAACCGAACACACTCACAGCAAACATGACGTTGATGCCCCGTGTCCCATCTGTCAAGGAAACGAACCAACCGCGACAACGACCCTTACTTACGTTCACTTGCCTCTACCTCGACTGTGGCATCACCAGCCGCGTTTCAAGCTTACATTTCTCGGCCTTTGcgtctttcttctttctctttggTACATTGCTGAGTCCTGTATGTGCCACTTATACTGCAAGCCTCCGTACTGCGGCCCAGGTGAGCCTTGTAACTGGGATATTGAATATCCTTCTTGGGGCTTCACGATTCCGTTAAAGTTGGACGAGTGGGTCACGGGGGGGCAAGGCAAGCACCTTGTGCAGGAGTGGACTCCCGAGGTCACAGAGTGGATGATTGGCTTGTGGGACGCGGCTATGAGTACTGACCCTGAGTCGACCGTCGCAACCCGCTGGAGCCGTAGCGCGAACCGCAGACGTAGAAGACGGGTTCTCAGACTAGGAAGCTTAAATCACTAA